From the Daucus carota subsp. sativus chromosome 8, DH1 v3.0, whole genome shotgun sequence genome, one window contains:
- the LOC135148552 gene encoding uncharacterized protein LOC135148552 translates to MEEKKRSLILAQVVVGEKRSDYYVFDLEADEVLKTEIQSLLDQGQGDMVKLGGMMYNIGGLRRIDECPPLDVIPCAEGDHHVHLGVSCLDLKNFDDAPLSSNKWRWNDIPPMKEFRIYPSCASLDGKLYAFYCLSAKTHIGEVFDPSLGRWEPLPPPPEEIPAGGSLLVSPRVISDEKRHRILVHFDTTHSLYAYYPDFHSWDCLVQYFSPWYPATIALVDDVLFFHIYERRDCLAAFDLLSNSWLKVKYSSNFPAWDMSFNEWQNILHLGDGILCLANSCASLVPPLSTLIFGLSN, encoded by the coding sequence atggaagaaaagaagaggaGTCTAATTCTGGCGCAGGTTGTGGTGGGAGAAAAAAGATCTGATTATTATGTATTTGATCTGGAAGCTGATGAAGTTTTGAAAACTGAAATTCAATCTTTGTTGGACCAAGGACAGGGGGACATGGTGAAGTTGGGAGGAATGATGTATAATATTGGCGGTCTAAGACGAATAGATGAATGCCCTCCCCTTGATGTTATTCCTTGTGCTGAAGGAGATCACCACGTCCACTTGGGAGTATCTTGTTTAGACTTGAAGAATTTTGATGATGCTCCTCTATCCTCCAATAAGTGGAGGTGGAATGATATCCCTCCTATGAAAGAATTCCGCATATACCCGTCTTGTGCTTCCCTTGATGGTAAATTATATGCCTTTTATTGTTTATCAGCAAAGACCCATATTGGTGAAGTGTTTGACCCCAGCCTTGGACGCTGGGAACCCTTGCCTCCTCCACCAGAGGAAATCCCTGCCGGTGGCTCTTTGCTCGTGTCTCCTCGGGTGATTTCTGATGAAAAGAGACATCGCATTCTTGTGCATTTTGATACTACTCATTCCCTCTATGCTTATTATCCTGATTTCCATTCATGGGATTGCCTTGTACAATACTTTAGCCCGTGGTATCCTGCTACCATCGCTTTGGTTGATGATGTCCTTTTCTTCCATATATATGAGCGCCGTGATTGCCTTGCTGCCTTTGATTTGTTAAGCAATTCATGGTTAAAGGTTAAGTATTCTTCCAACTTTCCTGCTTGGGATATGTCTTTTAATGAATGGCAGAACATTCTTCATTTGGGCGATGGCATCTtgtgcttggccaactcctgtGCTTCTTTAGTCCCCCCCCTGTCCACACTAATATTCGGTTTGTCAAATTAA